One stretch of Streptomyces sp. R21 DNA includes these proteins:
- a CDS encoding SDR family NAD(P)-dependent oxidoreductase codes for MSFDFRGKVIAVTGGAGGIGSALCLRFASGGAHCVVVDIDEPRARQVAADLPGAGHLGIGCDLLDRDAVEELFDRIATAHGRLDVLVNNVGMTSAERFDVRSVESIERELNLNLLSPLVATRIAIPLLRASGDARVVTTVSLGGIFPLGETPIYTASKFGLRGAMLSIALDLRDKGIRAGSVLPSATDTRMLRQEAVEGGNSMQFQDPPQQPSDVVRAVVSLLDRPRLEAYPRPGESLLVRCAMLAPNLLPRLFPLFRRRGERGMDRYLEDLRRRGLARRSNGRWELVEEA; via the coding sequence GTGAGCTTCGACTTCCGCGGCAAGGTGATCGCGGTGACGGGCGGCGCGGGCGGCATCGGCAGCGCGTTGTGCCTCCGCTTCGCCTCCGGCGGCGCGCACTGCGTCGTCGTCGACATCGACGAGCCCAGGGCCCGGCAGGTCGCGGCCGACCTCCCCGGCGCCGGGCACCTGGGGATCGGCTGCGACCTCCTCGACCGCGACGCGGTGGAGGAGTTGTTCGACCGGATCGCCACGGCGCACGGCCGCCTGGACGTGCTCGTGAACAACGTCGGCATGACCAGCGCCGAGCGCTTCGACGTGCGCAGCGTCGAGAGCATCGAGCGGGAGCTGAACCTCAACCTGCTCTCCCCGCTGGTCGCCACGAGGATCGCGATCCCGCTGCTGCGGGCCTCCGGCGACGCCCGGGTCGTCACCACGGTGTCCCTCGGCGGGATCTTCCCGCTCGGCGAGACCCCGATCTACACCGCCTCGAAGTTCGGGCTGCGCGGCGCGATGCTCTCCATCGCTCTCGACCTGCGGGACAAGGGCATCCGGGCCGGTTCGGTCCTGCCGTCGGCGACCGACACCCGGATGCTGCGTCAGGAAGCGGTGGAAGGCGGCAACTCGATGCAGTTCCAGGACCCGCCCCAGCAGCCCTCCGACGTCGTCAGGGCTGTGGTCAGCCTGCTGGACAGGCCGCGGCTGGAGGCCTACCCGCGGCCCGGCGAGTCCCTCCTGGTGCGCTGCGCGATGCTGGCGCCGAACCTGCTGCCCAGACTCTTCCCGCTCTTCCGCAGACGCGGTGAACGCGGAATGGACCGCTATCTGGAGGATCTGCGCCGCAGAGGGCTGGCGCGTCGCAGCAATGGCCGTTGGGAACTGGTGGAGGAAGCATGA
- a CDS encoding aldehyde dehydrogenase family protein has translation MTKPPTGVTEPAAGVPEPPAGVPEPRATATQPRTSVTRHRKAVDALRVVNPATGELIATLPAATALKVARAAEHAGRVFESGVWSRRPPRERAAVLLRLADLMERDAETLARLDSEDAGKPITECRTGDVPGAIESIRWFAEAADKVFGRTAPTGPDQLGLVSREPVGVAAAILPWNYPLAMASWKVGPALAAGNSLLLKPAEATPRSALHLAALAAEAGLPDGVLTVLPGQGAVAGTALARDPLVRALSFTGSTAVGRRILADAAETNFKRVSLEMGGKSPQVLMPDALGFGDELIENMIEAAFLTMGQNCTAGSRVLVHRDIADEVVARFTAAAKDLVIGDPAEPATRIGPLISHTAFQRVADAVDSARSAGAQIHTAGLPHGLPARGAYYPPTVITGAPDGSDVLTRELFGPVVTVQTFASEAEAIRRANATEYGLAASVWTRDLDAAFRLARGIQAGVVSVNAYSEGDITTPFGGWKQSGFGGAEKSTTAFDQWTREKTVWIRTR, from the coding sequence ATGACCAAGCCCCCTACGGGAGTTACCGAGCCCGCTGCCGGAGTTCCCGAGCCCCCTGCGGGAGTTCCCGAACCTCGTGCGACGGCTACCCAGCCGCGTACGTCAGTTACCCGGCACCGTAAGGCAGTTGACGCGCTCCGCGTCGTCAACCCCGCAACCGGCGAACTGATCGCCACCCTGCCCGCCGCGACCGCGCTCAAGGTCGCACGCGCCGCCGAGCACGCCGGGCGGGTCTTCGAGAGCGGCGTGTGGTCGCGGCGTCCGCCGCGCGAGCGGGCCGCGGTCCTGCTGCGCCTCGCCGACCTGATGGAGCGCGACGCCGAGACCCTCGCCCGCCTCGACAGCGAGGACGCGGGCAAGCCGATCACCGAGTGCCGTACCGGCGACGTACCCGGCGCGATCGAGTCGATCCGCTGGTTCGCGGAGGCCGCCGACAAGGTCTTCGGCCGGACCGCTCCCACCGGGCCCGACCAGCTCGGACTGGTGAGCCGGGAGCCCGTCGGGGTGGCCGCGGCGATCCTGCCGTGGAACTACCCCTTGGCCATGGCGAGTTGGAAGGTCGGACCCGCTCTCGCCGCGGGCAACAGCCTGCTGCTCAAGCCCGCCGAGGCGACACCCCGCTCGGCCCTGCATCTGGCCGCGCTGGCCGCGGAGGCGGGCCTGCCGGACGGCGTGCTCACCGTCCTGCCCGGCCAGGGCGCCGTCGCGGGCACCGCACTCGCCCGCGATCCCCTGGTGAGGGCGCTGTCCTTCACCGGTTCCACCGCGGTCGGACGGCGCATCCTGGCCGACGCGGCGGAGACCAACTTCAAACGGGTCTCGCTGGAGATGGGCGGCAAGAGCCCCCAGGTACTGATGCCCGACGCGCTCGGCTTCGGCGACGAACTCATCGAGAACATGATCGAGGCCGCCTTCCTGACGATGGGTCAGAACTGCACGGCGGGCTCGCGCGTGCTGGTCCACCGGGACATCGCCGACGAGGTCGTGGCCCGGTTCACCGCCGCCGCGAAGGACCTGGTCATCGGTGACCCGGCCGAACCCGCCACCCGAATCGGTCCGTTGATCAGCCACACCGCCTTCCAGCGGGTCGCCGACGCCGTGGACTCCGCCCGGTCCGCGGGCGCCCAGATCCACACCGCCGGACTGCCCCACGGGCTGCCCGCCCGAGGCGCCTACTACCCGCCCACCGTGATCACCGGCGCACCTGACGGCAGCGACGTCCTCACCCGGGAGCTGTTCGGACCGGTCGTCACCGTCCAGACCTTCGCCTCCGAGGCCGAGGCGATCCGCAGGGCGAACGCCACCGAGTACGGGCTCGCCGCCTCCGTGTGGACCCGCGACCTCGACGCCGCGTTCCGCCTGGCCCGAGGGATCCAGGCCGGCGTGGTCTCCGTCAACGCGTACAGCGAGGGCGACATCACCACGCCCTTCGGCGGCTGGAAGCAGTCCGGGTTCGGCGGCGCGGAGAAATCCACCACCGCCTTCGACCAGTGGACCCGCGAGAAGACGGTCTGGATCCGCACCCGTTGA
- a CDS encoding AraC family transcriptional regulator produces MPDAPGPANHPGTSRSTSATIQPNILRYLSVVAGDYGVDLRPLLAGVGLDEDVMRSAALRVSYRQGSAVIRRAVELTGTEHLGLRVGAAQHLTSWGLLGLALMAGDTLRDAVETGVRFQNLSGAMVVWSAAAEDTGYVVRADLPDPALDPAVADFLVQEAFSSVVTLTRLAVGGEFAPRAVEFAFAAPRDARLFQELFRCPVRFAAARNRLVMPHGWAGRAMPGRDPVTYAAVLELLEAEMASRRDQQELLEVLEVSIAQSLPAVPSFVEQARRHASSERTLRRRLAECDTTYEAVVDGVRRERVEQLLRRRGLTLREVARQVGFSDVRALRRAVHRWHGVAPLQLRDDLREMEP; encoded by the coding sequence ATGCCCGATGCTCCCGGCCCGGCGAACCATCCGGGGACCAGCCGCAGCACCTCGGCGACCATCCAGCCGAACATCCTGCGCTACCTCTCCGTGGTCGCCGGTGACTACGGCGTCGACCTGCGGCCGCTGCTGGCGGGTGTGGGGCTGGACGAGGACGTGATGCGTTCGGCCGCGCTGCGGGTGTCGTACCGGCAGGGCAGTGCCGTCATCCGCCGCGCCGTGGAACTGACCGGCACGGAGCATCTGGGCCTGCGGGTGGGCGCCGCGCAGCACCTCACCTCCTGGGGGCTGCTCGGGCTCGCCCTGATGGCCGGCGACACCCTGCGGGATGCTGTCGAGACGGGGGTGCGCTTCCAGAACCTGTCGGGAGCGATGGTCGTCTGGTCGGCCGCGGCCGAGGACACCGGCTATGTCGTACGCGCCGATCTGCCGGACCCCGCCCTCGATCCGGCTGTCGCGGACTTCCTCGTCCAGGAGGCGTTCTCCAGTGTCGTCACGCTGACCCGGCTGGCCGTAGGCGGTGAATTCGCGCCGCGGGCCGTGGAGTTCGCCTTCGCCGCGCCGCGGGACGCGCGTCTGTTCCAGGAGCTGTTCCGCTGCCCGGTGCGTTTCGCCGCCGCCCGCAATCGCCTGGTGATGCCCCACGGATGGGCCGGGCGGGCCATGCCGGGCCGGGACCCGGTGACGTATGCCGCCGTGCTGGAGCTGTTGGAGGCCGAGATGGCCTCCCGCCGCGACCAGCAGGAGCTGTTGGAGGTCCTTGAGGTCTCCATCGCGCAGAGCCTTCCGGCCGTCCCCTCCTTCGTCGAACAGGCCCGGCGGCACGCCTCCAGTGAGCGCACGTTGCGGCGTCGGCTCGCCGAGTGCGACACGACGTACGAGGCGGTGGTCGACGGGGTGCGGCGCGAGCGGGTGGAGCAGCTGCTGCGCCGCCGCGGGCTGACCCTGCGGGAGGTCGCCCGCCAGGTGGGCTTCTCCGACGTCCGTGCCCTGCGGCGGGCCGTGCACCGCTGGCACGGCGTTGCCCCGCTGCAACTGCGCGACGACCTGCGGGAGATGGAGCCCTGA
- a CDS encoding MFS transporter: MAATVFAAQGASVAAVSTTVPAVKEHLGLSATATTVLIVAVALSAGAGSFAGSAAIRRSGPVAAMRGAVLTSAIALLLIGWAPEQATVTAGYLLFGLALGGIDVSANTRATAVEHHYGRSIFASFYAAWSAGGVTAALLTAGTARLGWPPAATLTAQAALVLLLALTLRAHPLPAAPPDPATATGTPPIDLGRGLWIRLAPFGVVLLVAYVVDSTVSAWSTVYLHQTLAAALSAAPLAYAAYQVGTVTGRSCADHLVRRAGPAAVIRIATLLTAAALAGMAAAPGWPYAVLAAGCVGLGVSALAPLCLASAGRLRPGAAEAVLARLNVFNYLGVITGGAASGILGSAGHFRLAYAVPSALVLVLLLTARSFAPAQGVGGGVARTSPDW, translated from the coding sequence GTGGCGGCCACCGTGTTCGCCGCCCAGGGCGCATCGGTGGCCGCCGTGTCCACCACGGTCCCCGCCGTCAAGGAACACCTCGGCCTGTCCGCGACGGCGACGACCGTGCTGATCGTCGCCGTCGCGCTGAGCGCGGGCGCCGGCAGCTTCGCCGGGTCGGCCGCGATCCGCCGCTCGGGCCCGGTCGCCGCCATGCGGGGCGCGGTCCTGACCTCCGCCATCGCGCTGCTGCTCATCGGCTGGGCGCCCGAACAGGCCACGGTCACCGCGGGCTACCTCCTGTTCGGACTGGCACTCGGCGGCATCGACGTCTCCGCCAACACCCGCGCCACGGCCGTCGAACACCACTACGGGCGGAGCATCTTCGCCTCGTTCTACGCCGCCTGGAGCGCCGGCGGTGTCACGGCCGCCCTGCTGACCGCCGGCACGGCACGACTCGGCTGGCCGCCCGCCGCCACCCTCACCGCGCAGGCCGCCCTCGTGCTGCTGCTCGCCCTGACCCTCCGCGCGCACCCCCTGCCCGCGGCTCCACCGGACCCGGCGACCGCGACCGGGACGCCTCCGATCGACCTCGGCCGGGGCCTGTGGATCAGGCTCGCCCCCTTCGGCGTCGTCCTCCTGGTCGCGTACGTCGTCGACTCCACCGTCTCCGCCTGGTCGACGGTCTACCTCCACCAGACCCTCGCGGCGGCCCTGTCCGCCGCACCCCTGGCGTACGCGGCCTACCAGGTCGGCACCGTCACCGGCCGGTCCTGCGCCGACCACCTGGTCCGCAGAGCCGGGCCGGCCGCCGTGATCCGCATCGCGACCCTCCTCACGGCCGCCGCCCTGGCCGGGATGGCCGCGGCACCCGGCTGGCCGTACGCGGTCCTGGCGGCCGGATGCGTGGGCCTCGGCGTTTCCGCGCTCGCCCCGCTGTGCCTCGCCTCCGCCGGGCGGCTGCGCCCCGGGGCGGCCGAAGCGGTGCTGGCCCGCCTCAACGTCTTCAACTACCTGGGCGTGATCACCGGCGGAGCCGCCAGCGGAATCCTCGGCTCGGCCGGCCACTTCCGCCTCGCCTACGCAGTCCCCTCCGCGCTCGTCCTCGTGCTGCTGCTCACCGCCCGCTCCTTCGCCCCGGCTCAGGGCGTCGGCGGTGGCGTGGCGCGTACGAGCCCCGACTGGTAG
- a CDS encoding response regulator, giving the protein MTIRVLLADDQALLRATFRILIDSCDDLEVVAEAADGKEAVELTRVHHPDVVLMDIRMPGTDGLAATATLCADPDLSATRVLILTTFETDEYVARALRAGASGFLGKDVGADELLDGIRTVASGDSLLSPTATRTLIARFLAAPEPGSHLAPPERLTALTAREREVMALVAEGRSNTEIAEVLFVSPLTIRTHVQRAMTKLDARDRAQLVVIAYQSGLVRATPPPTP; this is encoded by the coding sequence ATGACCATCCGCGTCCTGCTCGCCGACGACCAGGCCCTGCTGCGGGCGACGTTCCGGATCCTCATCGACTCCTGCGACGACCTGGAGGTGGTCGCCGAGGCCGCCGACGGCAAGGAGGCGGTCGAGCTCACCCGGGTCCATCACCCCGACGTGGTCCTCATGGACATCCGGATGCCCGGCACCGACGGTCTGGCCGCCACCGCCACCCTCTGCGCCGACCCGGACCTGAGCGCCACCCGCGTGCTGATCCTCACCACGTTCGAGACCGACGAGTACGTCGCGCGGGCACTGCGCGCCGGAGCGAGCGGCTTCCTCGGCAAGGACGTGGGCGCCGACGAACTCCTCGACGGCATCCGCACGGTGGCCTCCGGCGACTCCCTCCTGTCGCCCACGGCCACCCGCACCCTCATCGCCCGCTTCCTCGCCGCCCCCGAGCCCGGCAGCCACCTCGCTCCGCCGGAGCGGCTCACGGCCCTCACCGCCCGGGAACGCGAGGTGATGGCCCTGGTCGCCGAGGGCAGGTCCAACACCGAGATCGCCGAGGTCCTCTTCGTCAGCCCGCTGACCATCCGCACCCACGTCCAGCGCGCCATGACCAAACTCGACGCCCGCGACCGCGCCCAACTGGTCGTCATCGCCTACCAGTCGGGGCTCGTACGCGCCACGCCACCGCCGACGCCCTGA
- a CDS encoding sensor histidine kinase: protein MTISLERYSGRHPRLADSAVAAALFGFALLGAALSAPGAEQPHRMLPSALLSGVACLALLWHRRHPRTVVVVALGCAMAASALGYLLNPLLLAPAMAAMHWLAALTDRRTARVFLAGAVVTTTVITVIADPGDHPLILRTLGPAFWMLLPVASGSAARLRQAYWEAVQARANYAERSREEEARLRVTEERMRIARELHDVVAHHMALANAQAGTAKHLSRSHPEQAEKILGTLADTTASALRELKATVGLLRQAGDADTPLEPAPGLARLPELTAACGTAGIKVAVVTEGTVRPLSPGVDLTAFRIVQEALTNVTKHAAAAAVQVRLAYSHDRLTITVTDDGAATASAGPAPGHGFGLIGMRERAQSVGGDLQAGHRPGGGFEVMTALPLHPHATRSEEDPRS, encoded by the coding sequence ATGACCATCAGCCTGGAGCGCTACTCGGGTCGTCATCCGCGCCTCGCGGACTCGGCGGTCGCGGCGGCGCTGTTCGGCTTCGCTCTGCTCGGTGCCGCGCTCAGCGCGCCGGGTGCCGAGCAGCCGCACCGGATGCTGCCCTCCGCGCTGCTGTCGGGTGTCGCCTGTCTCGCCCTGCTGTGGCACCGTCGGCATCCGCGCACCGTCGTGGTCGTCGCTCTCGGCTGCGCCATGGCCGCCAGCGCTCTGGGCTATCTGCTCAACCCGCTTCTGCTCGCACCGGCCATGGCGGCGATGCACTGGCTCGCCGCGCTCACCGACCGAAGGACCGCCCGCGTCTTCCTCGCCGGGGCCGTCGTCACGACGACCGTGATCACCGTGATCGCCGACCCGGGCGACCACCCGCTGATCCTCCGGACGCTCGGCCCCGCCTTCTGGATGCTGCTGCCGGTCGCCTCCGGCAGCGCGGCCCGGCTCCGGCAGGCCTACTGGGAGGCCGTGCAGGCCCGCGCCAACTACGCCGAACGCTCCCGCGAGGAGGAGGCGAGGCTGCGCGTCACCGAGGAGCGTATGCGCATCGCCCGCGAACTCCACGACGTCGTCGCTCATCACATGGCCCTCGCCAACGCCCAGGCCGGCACCGCCAAGCACCTCTCGCGCAGCCATCCCGAGCAGGCGGAGAAGATCCTCGGCACGCTCGCCGACACCACCGCGTCCGCGCTGCGCGAACTCAAGGCCACCGTCGGCCTGTTGCGTCAGGCGGGCGACGCCGACACCCCGCTGGAACCGGCACCCGGACTGGCCCGGCTCCCCGAGCTGACGGCCGCCTGCGGGACCGCGGGCATCAAGGTCGCCGTCGTCACCGAGGGCACGGTCCGGCCGCTGTCGCCGGGCGTGGACCTGACGGCGTTCCGGATCGTGCAGGAGGCGCTCACCAACGTCACCAAGCACGCCGCGGCGGCCGCGGTACAGGTCCGGCTCGCCTACTCGCACGACCGGCTGACCATCACGGTCACCGACGACGGAGCCGCCACGGCCTCCGCCGGCCCCGCCCCGGGACACGGCTTCGGTCTGATCGGCATGCGCGAACGCGCCCAGTCCGTCGGCGGCGACCTCCAGGCCGGCCACCGCCCCGGCGGCGGCTTCGAAGTCATGACGGCGCTGCCGCTGCACCCCCACGCCACGCGATCGGAAGAAGACCCCCGCTCATGA
- a CDS encoding MMPL family transporter, protein MATFLYRLGRLAFRRRWYVALVWAAVLAAVGVGAATAPAAPDEASSMSGIESQKAFDLLEQRFPGSTADGAGARVVFVAPDGQKVTATDSRAAIDKFVTEAADGSQVSGAVNPFQAKAVSKDATTAYSTVSFKAKADDLTDTSKKHLEDAIDQARDAGLTVEVGGDALATQPAAGGSAEAIGIAIAALVLIVTFGSLAAAGLPLLTAIIGIGISMASITTLASAFGLSATTGTLATMLGLAVGIDYAMFVVSRYREERAKGRTPQESAGLAAGTAGSAVVFAGLTVVIALAGLSVVGIPMLTKMGLAAAGAVVIAVLISLTLVPALLGFWPNAVLSRRARKRGRVEQGGENNGGSRWARFVLRRPVPVLLLSVVGLGAIALPVMDLQLGMPGDEVKSTATTERRAYDDLAKGFGPGFNGPLTVVVDARGADDAKAAVRTITEKVGDTEGVVSVSPARFNPAGDTAVFSATPSTGPADEQTKKLVHTIRDERPAIDSATGVTFKVTGTTAVNIDVAQKVQDALIPYLIVVVGLAIVLLLVVFRSILVPIKAAAGFLLSVLAALGSVVAVFQWGWGASLLGVEETGPIMSMMPIFLVGIVFGLAMDYEVFLVARMREAYVHGDRPAQAITTGFRHSARVVVAAALIMMAVFSGFIGAGESMIKMIGFGLAIAVLFDAFVVRMAFVPAVLALLGARAWWLPRWLDRALPNIDVEGEALTHHADPAPTPAGETDREAARV, encoded by the coding sequence ATGGCTACTTTCCTCTATCGGCTGGGCCGTCTGGCCTTCCGGCGGCGCTGGTACGTCGCCCTCGTGTGGGCGGCGGTGCTGGCTGCGGTCGGCGTGGGTGCGGCCACCGCGCCCGCCGCCCCCGACGAGGCGTCCTCCATGTCCGGCATCGAGTCCCAGAAGGCGTTCGACCTGCTGGAGCAGAGGTTCCCGGGCTCCACGGCCGACGGCGCCGGCGCGCGGGTCGTGTTCGTCGCCCCGGACGGACAGAAGGTCACCGCGACCGACAGCCGGGCGGCGATCGACAAGTTCGTGACCGAGGCGGCCGACGGGTCGCAGGTCTCCGGTGCGGTGAACCCCTTCCAGGCGAAGGCGGTGAGCAAGGACGCCACGACCGCGTACTCGACCGTCAGCTTCAAGGCCAAGGCCGACGACCTCACGGACACCAGCAAGAAGCACCTGGAGGACGCCATCGACCAGGCCCGGGACGCGGGCCTGACCGTCGAGGTGGGCGGCGACGCGCTGGCCACCCAGCCCGCGGCGGGCGGCAGCGCCGAGGCCATCGGCATCGCCATCGCCGCCCTCGTCCTGATCGTCACCTTCGGGTCACTGGCCGCCGCCGGGCTCCCGCTGCTGACCGCGATCATCGGCATCGGTATCAGCATGGCCTCGATCACGACCCTGGCCAGCGCCTTCGGCCTGTCCGCGACCACCGGCACGCTGGCCACCATGCTGGGCCTCGCGGTCGGCATCGACTACGCCATGTTCGTGGTCTCCCGCTACCGCGAGGAGCGCGCCAAGGGCCGTACACCCCAGGAATCCGCGGGACTGGCCGCCGGAACCGCCGGATCGGCGGTCGTCTTCGCCGGCCTCACCGTCGTCATCGCGCTCGCCGGACTGTCCGTGGTCGGCATCCCGATGCTCACCAAGATGGGTCTGGCCGCCGCCGGTGCGGTCGTCATCGCCGTACTCATCTCGCTCACCCTCGTCCCGGCGCTGCTCGGCTTCTGGCCGAACGCCGTGCTCTCGCGCCGCGCCCGCAAGCGCGGCCGCGTGGAGCAGGGCGGGGAGAACAACGGCGGCAGCCGCTGGGCCCGGTTCGTGCTGCGCCGCCCCGTCCCCGTGCTCCTGCTCAGCGTCGTGGGCCTCGGCGCGATCGCGCTGCCGGTGATGGACCTGCAGCTCGGCATGCCCGGCGACGAGGTCAAGTCCACCGCCACCACCGAGCGCCGCGCCTACGACGATCTCGCCAAGGGCTTCGGTCCCGGCTTCAACGGCCCGCTGACCGTCGTCGTGGACGCCCGCGGGGCCGACGACGCCAAGGCCGCCGTGCGGACGATCACCGAGAAGGTGGGCGACACCGAAGGCGTTGTCTCCGTCTCCCCGGCCCGGTTCAACCCGGCGGGCGACACCGCGGTCTTCTCCGCCACGCCCTCGACCGGGCCCGCCGACGAGCAGACCAAGAAGCTCGTCCACACCATCCGCGACGAACGCCCGGCGATCGACTCCGCGACCGGGGTGACCTTCAAGGTCACCGGAACCACCGCGGTGAACATCGACGTGGCCCAGAAGGTCCAGGACGCGCTGATCCCCTATCTGATCGTGGTGGTGGGCCTGGCCATCGTCCTGCTGCTGGTGGTCTTCCGGTCGATCCTGGTCCCGATCAAGGCAGCCGCCGGCTTCCTCCTGTCGGTGCTCGCCGCCCTCGGCTCCGTCGTCGCGGTCTTCCAGTGGGGCTGGGGCGCGAGCCTCCTCGGCGTCGAGGAGACCGGCCCGATCATGAGCATGATGCCGATCTTCCTGGTGGGCATCGTCTTCGGACTCGCCATGGACTACGAGGTCTTCCTCGTCGCCCGTATGCGGGAGGCGTACGTCCACGGGGACCGGCCCGCGCAGGCGATCACCACCGGGTTCCGGCACAGCGCCCGGGTCGTGGTCGCGGCCGCGTTGATCATGATGGCGGTGTTCTCCGGGTTCATCGGGGCCGGCGAATCCATGATCAAGATGATCGGCTTCGGGCTCGCCATCGCCGTCCTGTTCGACGCCTTCGTCGTCCGCATGGCCTTCGTGCCCGCCGTCCTCGCCCTCCTCGGCGCCCGTGCCTGGTGGCTGCCGCGCTGGCTCGACAGGGCGCTGCCCAACATCGACGTGGAGGGCGAGGCACTCACCCACCACGCCGACCCCGCCCCGACTCCGGCCGGCGAGACCGACCGGGAGGCGGCGCGCGTCTGA
- a CDS encoding DeoR/GlpR family DNA-binding transcription regulator: protein MSRDARWKSLLELLVERGRLDVEEAAAELAVSAATIRRDFDQLAEQQMLVRTRGGAVVHGVSYELPLRYKTARHASEKQRIAKAVADLIAPGEAVGLTGGTTTTEVARALAVRSDLASGSPALTVVTNALNIANELAVRPQFKIVVTGGVARPQSYELIGPLADGVLGQITLDVAVLGVVAFDVTHGAAAHDEAEAAINRLLCERAERVVVAADSSKLGQRAFARICAAESVNTLVTDAAVGEDMVRRFEEAGIRVVAV, encoded by the coding sequence ATGTCGCGCGACGCCCGCTGGAAGTCGCTGCTGGAACTGCTCGTGGAGCGGGGCCGGTTGGATGTCGAGGAGGCCGCCGCCGAGCTGGCCGTGTCGGCCGCGACGATCCGGCGCGACTTCGACCAGCTCGCCGAGCAGCAGATGCTCGTGCGCACCCGGGGCGGCGCGGTCGTGCACGGTGTCTCCTACGAGCTGCCGCTGCGCTACAAGACCGCCCGGCACGCCTCGGAGAAACAGCGCATCGCCAAGGCGGTGGCCGACCTCATCGCCCCCGGCGAGGCGGTGGGCCTGACCGGCGGCACGACCACCACCGAGGTGGCCCGGGCGCTGGCCGTGCGCAGCGATCTCGCGTCCGGCTCCCCCGCGCTGACCGTGGTCACCAACGCGCTCAACATCGCCAACGAGCTGGCCGTACGCCCCCAGTTCAAGATCGTGGTGACGGGCGGGGTCGCGCGCCCGCAGTCGTACGAGCTCATCGGTCCCCTCGCGGACGGCGTCCTCGGCCAGATCACCCTCGACGTGGCCGTCCTCGGCGTGGTCGCCTTCGACGTCACGCACGGCGCCGCCGCCCATGACGAGGCGGAGGCCGCGATCAACCGGCTGCTGTGCGAGCGCGCCGAGCGGGTGGTCGTGGCCGCCGACTCCAGCAAGCTGGGCCAGCGCGCCTTCGCCCGGATCTGCGCCGCCGAGTCGGTGAACACGCTGGTCACGGACGCGGCGGTGGGCGAGGACATGGTCCGCCGGTTCGAGGAGGCCGGGATCCGGGTCGTCGCGGTCTGA
- a CDS encoding SIS domain-containing protein has translation MTHVENELSSQPECWIRAAEQAAAHGAALPAAGERVAIVGCGTSFFMAQAVAVLREQSGQGETDAFAASEFPEGRSYDRVVALTRSGTTTEVLELLGRLRGRTRTTAITADPHTPVMQAADDLIVLDFADERSVVQTRFATTALTLLRAHLGLHTDAVVADARTALAAPLPEGLVDCTQFTFLGRGWTVGLANEAGLKMREASLAWTEAYPAMEYRHGPISITTQGTATWMLGEAPDGLAEQVRATGGLWVDGGLDPLAELVRAQRLAVAVAAARGLDPDQPRHLTRSVILDAAAH, from the coding sequence ATGACCCATGTCGAGAACGAGCTGAGCAGCCAGCCCGAGTGCTGGATCCGCGCCGCCGAGCAGGCCGCGGCGCACGGGGCCGCGCTGCCCGCGGCGGGGGAGCGGGTCGCGATCGTGGGGTGCGGCACGTCGTTCTTCATGGCGCAGGCCGTCGCCGTACTGCGCGAGCAGTCGGGGCAGGGCGAGACGGACGCCTTCGCCGCGTCGGAGTTCCCTGAGGGCCGTTCCTACGACCGGGTGGTCGCCCTCACCCGGTCCGGCACCACCACCGAGGTGCTCGAACTCCTCGGGCGCCTGCGGGGCCGTACCCGCACCACCGCGATCACCGCGGACCCGCACACTCCCGTGATGCAGGCCGCGGACGACCTGATCGTGCTCGACTTCGCGGACGAACGGTCCGTCGTGCAGACCCGGTTCGCGACCACTGCCCTGACACTGCTGCGCGCGCATCTGGGGCTGCACACCGACGCCGTCGTCGCCGACGCGCGCACCGCACTGGCGGCCCCGCTGCCCGAAGGGCTGGTGGACTGCACGCAGTTCACCTTCCTGGGCCGCGGCTGGACGGTAGGCCTGGCCAACGAGGCCGGCCTCAAGATGCGCGAGGCGTCACTGGCGTGGACCGAGGCCTACCCGGCGATGGAGTACCGGCACGGCCCCATCAGCATCACCACGCAGGGCACCGCCACCTGGATGCTCGGCGAGGCGCCCGACGGACTGGCCGAACAGGTCCGCGCCACCGGCGGGTTGTGGGTGGACGGCGGTCTCGACCCGCTCGCCGAACTCGTCCGCGCCCAGCGACTGGCCGTCGCCGTCGCCGCGGCTCGGGGGCTGGACCCCGACCAGCCCCGTCACCTCACCCGGTCCGTGATCCTCGACGCGGCCGCTCACTGA